The Catenuloplanes niger genome includes a window with the following:
- a CDS encoding TetR/AcrR family transcriptional regulator — protein MSDPDSPVTPRRRDAARTRRLLLDAARLRFIRDGYAATTVRDIADDAGVNVSLISRYFASKEGLFEACLGTAVTDLGNDTDGLSRDEIIARVAGRVAGGNGPDNAYVMLMRSSGDERIDDLRRTVLVAHARKLAATGGTDEHALLRAEIVIAAAFGIATIRSALRPEPLASADDAVLRSLLTDLIDAVLPR, from the coding sequence GTGTCTGACCCGGACTCCCCGGTCACGCCGCGTCGGCGCGACGCCGCGCGCACCCGCCGGCTGCTGCTGGACGCCGCCCGGCTGCGGTTCATCCGGGACGGTTACGCGGCCACGACCGTACGGGACATCGCGGACGACGCCGGCGTCAACGTCTCGCTGATCAGCCGCTACTTCGCGTCCAAGGAGGGCCTCTTCGAGGCCTGCCTCGGCACCGCCGTCACCGACCTGGGCAACGACACCGACGGCCTGTCCCGCGACGAGATCATCGCCCGCGTCGCCGGCCGCGTCGCGGGCGGCAACGGCCCGGACAACGCGTACGTCATGCTGATGCGCTCATCCGGCGACGAACGCATCGACGACCTGCGGCGCACCGTCCTGGTCGCGCACGCCCGCAAGCTGGCCGCCACCGGCGGGACCGACGAACACGCGCTGCTGCGCGCGGAGATCGTGATCGCGGCCGCGTTCGGCATCGCCACGATCCGCTCGGCGCTGCGCCCGGAACCGCTCGCCTCCGCCGACGACGCCGTCCTCCGCTCCCTGCTCACCGACCTGATCGACGCGGTCCTGCCGCGCTGA
- a CDS encoding extracellular solute-binding protein: MISRAMSRRHLLGLGVGAGAAAALAACGSSGPSGQSGAGGDGVADYWSLSGPPGEPARRAALERFNAANPDTKISSIFLKNDAFKQKIKTSIGAGEAPVLIWGWGGGTLKSYVEAGQVDDLTDWFTQNAAVKDKLFPTSFGAATVNGRVYAMPHETVQPILLYWNKKVFDDVGVQPPQSWGDILDLVPKFNARNIAPFALGGQSRWTNMMWLELLLDRTAGSEVFDRVFAGEPNAWSDPAVLDMLTKVQQLIDAKGFVNGFSSITADSNADQALLYTGKAAMMVHGSWSYGIQEEQGGDFVKNDGLGYMNFPPVDGGKGDPSNQVGNPGHYLSINAKATAEQKEVAKKFFSTTLIDAEEPKAWIDSGNVPIIKGSDSMYEANPKGEFLKFVYDTSVNAKVFAQSWDQALSPTAAETLLDNIAKLFQKQVSPQQWVDNMNAVIGK, encoded by the coding sequence ATGATCAGTAGAGCCATGTCCCGTCGTCATCTTCTGGGTCTGGGCGTCGGCGCCGGCGCGGCCGCGGCGCTGGCCGCGTGCGGCAGTTCCGGGCCCAGCGGCCAGTCCGGTGCGGGCGGTGACGGAGTCGCCGATTACTGGTCGCTCAGCGGCCCGCCCGGGGAGCCCGCCCGGCGCGCGGCCCTGGAGCGGTTCAACGCGGCCAATCCGGATACCAAGATCTCGTCGATCTTCCTCAAGAACGACGCGTTCAAGCAAAAGATCAAGACATCGATCGGCGCCGGCGAAGCCCCCGTGCTGATCTGGGGCTGGGGCGGCGGCACGCTCAAGTCGTACGTGGAGGCCGGCCAGGTCGACGACCTCACCGACTGGTTCACGCAGAACGCGGCGGTCAAGGACAAACTGTTCCCGACGTCGTTCGGTGCGGCCACGGTGAACGGCCGCGTCTACGCGATGCCGCACGAGACCGTCCAGCCGATCCTGCTCTACTGGAACAAGAAGGTCTTCGACGACGTCGGCGTGCAGCCGCCGCAGTCCTGGGGCGACATCCTCGACCTGGTGCCGAAGTTCAACGCGAGGAACATCGCGCCGTTCGCGCTCGGTGGCCAGTCCCGCTGGACGAACATGATGTGGCTGGAGCTGCTCCTCGACCGGACCGCCGGATCCGAGGTCTTCGACCGGGTGTTCGCCGGCGAGCCCAACGCCTGGTCCGACCCGGCCGTGCTGGACATGCTCACGAAGGTCCAGCAGCTGATCGACGCGAAGGGCTTCGTGAACGGCTTCTCCTCCATCACCGCGGACTCCAACGCCGACCAGGCGCTGCTCTACACCGGCAAGGCCGCGATGATGGTGCACGGCTCCTGGTCGTACGGCATCCAGGAGGAGCAGGGCGGCGACTTCGTCAAGAACGACGGGCTCGGCTACATGAACTTCCCGCCGGTCGACGGCGGCAAGGGCGACCCGTCCAACCAGGTCGGCAACCCGGGCCACTACCTGTCGATCAACGCCAAGGCGACGGCGGAGCAGAAGGAGGTGGCGAAGAAGTTCTTCTCCACCACGCTGATCGACGCGGAGGAGCCGAAGGCCTGGATCGACTCCGGCAACGTGCCGATCATCAAGGGCAGCGACAGCATGTACGAGGCGAACCCGAAGGGCGAGTTCCTCAAGTTCGTCTACGACACGTCGGTCAACGCGAAGGTCTTCGCCCAGTCCTGGGACCAGGCGCTGAGCCCGACCGCGGCGGAGACGCTGCTGGACAACATCGCCAAGCTGTTCCAGAAGCAGGTGAGCCCGCAGCAGTGGGTCGACAACATGAACGCGGTCATCGGCAAATGA
- a CDS encoding carbohydrate ABC transporter permease produces the protein MTTLAPPAVRVSEPTVTGGGRGGGLIWMTLPALLIFTAFGVVPLLGVLALSFTTWNNVGPIQPSGLDSWTTVLRDPDLPHALWVTFLIMGLSWLVQTPMSVLLGVFLAARKRYRGFLAVLYFIPLLLSSAAIAITYKALLDPNFGIGNGLGLPWLNQDWLGDSTLAVGVVIFIVSWQYIPFHTLIYQGAVRSIPTSMYEASLIDGAGRIRQFFSITLPQLRYTIVTSSTLMVVGSLTLFDLIYVLTAGGPGDATRALALEMYRTGFQANLMGPASAIAVILVLVGLGLSQLLRRLGGRGDESQQEGA, from the coding sequence ATGACCACGCTCGCTCCGCCCGCCGTGCGGGTGTCCGAGCCCACCGTCACCGGCGGCGGGCGGGGCGGCGGGCTGATCTGGATGACGCTGCCCGCGCTGTTGATCTTCACGGCGTTCGGCGTGGTGCCGTTGCTCGGCGTGCTCGCGCTCAGCTTCACCACCTGGAACAACGTCGGCCCGATCCAGCCCAGCGGCCTGGACAGCTGGACCACCGTGCTGCGCGACCCGGACCTGCCGCACGCGCTCTGGGTGACCTTCCTGATCATGGGATTGTCCTGGCTGGTACAGACGCCGATGTCGGTGCTGCTCGGCGTGTTCCTGGCCGCGCGCAAGCGGTACCGCGGGTTCCTCGCCGTGCTCTACTTCATCCCGCTGCTGCTGAGCTCGGCCGCCATCGCGATCACGTACAAGGCGCTGCTCGACCCGAACTTCGGCATCGGCAACGGCCTCGGCCTCCCGTGGCTCAACCAGGACTGGCTCGGTGACTCGACGCTCGCGGTCGGCGTCGTCATCTTCATCGTCTCCTGGCAGTACATCCCGTTCCACACGCTGATCTATCAGGGCGCGGTGAGATCCATTCCGACCAGCATGTACGAGGCGTCGCTGATCGACGGCGCCGGCCGGATCCGGCAGTTCTTCAGCATCACGCTGCCGCAGCTGCGGTACACGATCGTCACGTCGTCCACGCTGATGGTGGTCGGGTCGCTGACCCTGTTCGACCTGATCTACGTGCTGACCGCGGGCGGCCCCGGCGACGCCACCCGGGCGCTGGCGCTGGAGATGTACCGGACCGGGTTCCAGGCGAACCTGATGGGACCGGCGAGCGCGATCGCGGTCATCCTGGTGCTGGTCGGGCTCGGCCTGTCGCAGCTGCTGCGGCGGCTCGGCGGGCGCGGCGACGAGAGCCAGCAGGAGGGCGCCTGA
- a CDS encoding carbohydrate ABC transporter permease yields MYKLLRLNWFGGALAWVWLVIVMLPLYWVVITSFKTRATYFITNTFAPPVDPTFDNYLTVIESGFIRYFMNSMIVTAGAVIPAVAVSFMASYAIVRGAGNRWLRSINTLFLLGLAIPLQAVVIPIYLIIIRMQMYDTLAAIIMPSIAFAIPLSVLVLANFIRDVPRELFESMRVDGATEWGTLWRLALPLTRPALVTVVIYNALSIWNGFILPLVLTQSPDQRTMPLALWTYEGEYGINVPAIAASVTLTTVPIVVAYAIGRRQLLSGLTAGFSK; encoded by the coding sequence ATGTACAAGCTCCTCCGGCTGAACTGGTTCGGCGGCGCACTGGCCTGGGTGTGGCTGGTCATCGTGATGCTGCCGCTCTACTGGGTCGTGATCACCAGCTTCAAGACGCGCGCGACGTACTTCATCACGAACACGTTCGCGCCGCCGGTCGATCCGACGTTCGACAACTACCTGACCGTGATCGAGAGCGGTTTCATCCGGTACTTCATGAACAGCATGATCGTGACCGCCGGAGCGGTGATCCCGGCCGTCGCGGTCTCGTTCATGGCGTCCTACGCGATCGTCCGCGGGGCCGGGAACCGATGGCTCCGCTCGATCAACACGCTGTTCCTGCTCGGACTGGCCATTCCGCTGCAGGCCGTGGTGATCCCGATCTATCTGATCATCATCCGCATGCAGATGTACGACACGCTGGCCGCGATCATCATGCCGTCGATCGCGTTCGCCATCCCGTTGTCGGTGCTGGTCCTGGCGAACTTCATCCGGGACGTGCCACGCGAGCTGTTCGAGTCGATGCGGGTCGACGGCGCGACCGAGTGGGGCACGCTGTGGCGGCTGGCGCTCCCGCTCACCCGGCCGGCGCTGGTGACCGTGGTCATCTACAACGCGCTGAGCATCTGGAACGGGTTCATCCTGCCGCTGGTGCTCACCCAGAGCCCGGACCAGCGCACGATGCCGCTCGCGCTCTGGACGTACGAGGGTGAGTACGGCATCAACGTGCCGGCGATCGCCGCCTCGGTCACGCTGACCACGGTCCCGATCGTGGTCGCCTACGCGATCGGCCGACGGCAGCTGCTGAGCGGCCTGACCGCGGGCTTCAGCAAGTAA
- a CDS encoding carbohydrate ABC transporter permease encodes MRVRFIALVPFVVVAGFPLYWMVVTATRRQDELFGGDVHWLPDVTRLGTAFTAAVDGAPMLRWLTNSAFVAAGTTVLSLALAVLAAYALSRFSFRGRGVLGFALFATQMLPEALIVVPLYALFLTLGLLNNLWGLVLGNTAFAMPVAVWIIKTAMDAIPREIEEAAALDGCSRYAMLRRVVLPLTAPSLAAAAVLAFFDSWNEFLLANTFMVDEEKWPASKGLASFVGEFVTPMPTVMSAALLFTLPAVVFFLLVQRHIVAGLTAGAVKG; translated from the coding sequence ATGAGGGTACGGTTCATCGCGCTCGTCCCGTTCGTCGTCGTCGCCGGCTTCCCGCTCTACTGGATGGTGGTCACCGCGACCCGCCGCCAGGACGAACTGTTCGGCGGCGACGTGCACTGGCTGCCCGACGTCACCCGGCTCGGCACCGCGTTCACCGCGGCCGTCGACGGCGCCCCGATGCTGCGCTGGCTCACCAACAGCGCGTTCGTGGCCGCCGGCACCACCGTGCTCAGCCTGGCGCTCGCGGTCCTCGCCGCGTACGCGCTGTCCCGCTTCTCGTTCCGCGGCCGCGGCGTCCTCGGCTTCGCGTTGTTCGCCACCCAGATGCTGCCCGAGGCGCTGATCGTCGTACCGCTGTACGCGCTCTTCCTGACCCTCGGCCTGCTCAACAACCTGTGGGGCCTGGTGCTCGGCAACACCGCGTTCGCGATGCCGGTCGCCGTCTGGATCATCAAGACCGCGATGGACGCCATCCCCCGCGAGATCGAGGAGGCCGCCGCGCTCGACGGCTGCTCCCGCTACGCCATGCTGCGCCGCGTCGTCCTCCCGCTCACCGCACCGTCGCTGGCCGCCGCCGCGGTCCTCGCCTTCTTCGACAGCTGGAACGAGTTCCTCCTCGCCAACACCTTCATGGTCGACGAGGAGAAGTGGCCCGCCTCCAAGGGCCTGGCCTCCTTCGTCGGCGAGTTCGTCACCCCGATGCCCACCGTCATGTCCGCCGCCCTCCTCTTCACCCTGCCCGCCGTGGTCTTCTTCCTCCTGGTCCAGCGCCACATCGTCGCCGGCCTCACCGCCGGCGCCGTGAAGGGCTGA
- a CDS encoding carbohydrate ABC transporter permease translates to MTRADRLAPYIFASAAALYLLVFTAWPLLDGVWLSFTDTGLLNPAAGEWVGTDNYAALFADPRFAGTLGVTLLYSAATVAGALLLGTAGAVLLDRSFRGRTTLRALLTLPWAAPTVAVALIFVWILNHDDGVLNGVTEAAGLGRHGWLTAYALATVTAVSVWKVFPFVLLVVLAALQTVPRELVESAVVDGAGPATVFRRVTWPFLVPTLRVIALLMTIWSFRRFEIIWLLTQGGPVDRTTTLVIDVYRTAFLESDLGRSAATGTIGLLLSAAATVAYALAERRSTAKDLT, encoded by the coding sequence GTGACCCGCGCCGACCGGCTCGCCCCGTACATCTTCGCCTCCGCGGCCGCGCTCTACCTGCTCGTCTTCACCGCGTGGCCGCTGCTCGACGGCGTCTGGCTGTCGTTCACCGACACCGGGCTGCTCAACCCCGCGGCCGGCGAGTGGGTCGGCACGGACAACTACGCGGCGCTGTTCGCGGACCCACGGTTCGCCGGCACGCTCGGCGTCACGCTGCTCTACAGCGCGGCCACCGTCGCCGGCGCGCTGCTGCTCGGCACGGCCGGCGCGGTACTGCTGGACCGGTCGTTCCGCGGCCGGACCACGCTCCGCGCGCTGCTCACCCTGCCCTGGGCCGCGCCGACCGTCGCGGTCGCGCTGATCTTCGTCTGGATCCTCAACCACGACGACGGCGTGCTCAACGGCGTCACCGAGGCCGCCGGACTCGGCCGGCACGGCTGGCTCACCGCCTACGCGCTGGCCACGGTCACCGCGGTGTCGGTGTGGAAGGTCTTCCCGTTCGTGCTGCTGGTCGTCCTGGCCGCGCTGCAGACCGTACCCCGGGAACTGGTCGAGTCCGCGGTCGTCGACGGCGCCGGCCCGGCCACCGTCTTCCGCCGGGTCACCTGGCCGTTCCTGGTGCCCACGCTGCGCGTGATCGCGCTGCTGATGACGATCTGGTCGTTCCGCCGCTTCGAGATCATCTGGCTGCTCACCCAGGGCGGCCCGGTCGACCGCACCACCACGCTGGTGATCGACGTCTACCGCACCGCGTTCCTCGAGTCCGACCTCGGCCGGTCCGCCGCGACCGGCACGATCGGCCTGCTGCTGTCCGCGGCCGCCACCGTCGCCTACGCCCTCGCCGAACGCCGCTCCACCGCAAAGGACCTGACATGA
- a CDS encoding ABC transporter substrate-binding protein produces MNLRRYAAVLLTVALTAGCGGGPADDSGSGELVFANWQWLEPGRGEALWQAVNGYTATDPAVTLKQQAIARKDYESTLKTQIGARGGPDILIVPDTFLPELAEAGALEPLDDVLDDAGRAALNATNDAGVLDGKQVGYAWEIVNYALFWNTALLDRAGVQPPTDFPGLVAAAKTIKEKTGNPGFAVRHQINEEAPWWIDFSNWSYGFGGAWSRDGALTIDSPQNVAAVTAFRDMYESGAMAVGDDASTFRSKFKAGTVGMMIDNSSALATMVAGNTVVPSTGVGASPLPFPARASGQAGFFVGINAFSTNKTAAKKWLRWFYGADPQKQAAAALGASVLGTDTTPPAEFVTANPWVPTFQAQAALSTDAVIDGFETATPRIRHIVLTEVEKVLVDGADPAVALARAQEAAEKLR; encoded by the coding sequence ATGAACCTGCGTCGATACGCCGCCGTGCTCCTCACCGTCGCGCTGACCGCCGGCTGCGGTGGCGGCCCGGCGGACGACAGCGGCAGCGGTGAGCTGGTCTTCGCCAACTGGCAGTGGCTCGAACCCGGGCGCGGCGAGGCGCTGTGGCAAGCGGTGAACGGCTACACCGCGACCGATCCCGCGGTCACGCTGAAGCAGCAGGCCATCGCGCGCAAGGACTACGAGAGCACGCTCAAGACGCAGATCGGGGCGCGCGGCGGCCCGGACATCCTGATCGTCCCGGACACGTTCCTGCCGGAGCTGGCCGAGGCCGGCGCGCTCGAACCGCTCGACGACGTGCTGGACGACGCGGGCAGGGCCGCGCTGAACGCGACCAACGACGCCGGCGTGCTCGACGGCAAGCAGGTCGGCTACGCCTGGGAGATCGTCAACTACGCGCTGTTCTGGAACACGGCACTGCTCGACCGGGCCGGCGTCCAGCCGCCCACCGACTTCCCCGGCCTGGTCGCGGCCGCCAAGACGATCAAGGAGAAGACCGGCAACCCCGGCTTCGCGGTACGGCACCAGATCAACGAGGAGGCGCCCTGGTGGATCGACTTCTCCAACTGGTCGTACGGCTTCGGCGGCGCCTGGTCCCGGGACGGCGCGCTCACCATCGACAGCCCGCAGAACGTCGCCGCGGTCACCGCGTTCCGTGACATGTACGAAAGCGGCGCGATGGCGGTCGGCGACGACGCCTCCACGTTCCGCTCCAAGTTCAAGGCCGGCACGGTCGGCATGATGATCGACAACAGCTCCGCGCTGGCCACCATGGTCGCCGGCAACACGGTCGTGCCGAGCACCGGCGTCGGCGCGAGCCCGCTGCCGTTCCCGGCCAGGGCCAGCGGTCAGGCCGGCTTCTTCGTCGGCATCAACGCGTTCTCGACGAACAAGACCGCCGCGAAGAAGTGGCTGCGCTGGTTCTACGGCGCGGACCCGCAGAAGCAGGCCGCGGCCGCGCTCGGCGCCAGCGTGCTCGGCACCGACACCACCCCGCCGGCCGAGTTCGTCACCGCGAACCCGTGGGTGCCCACGTTCCAGGCCCAGGCCGCGCTGTCCACCGACGCGGTGATCGACGGCTTCGAGACCGCCACGCCGCGGATCCGCCACATCGTGCTGACCGAGGTGGAGAAGGTGCTGGTCGACGGCGCGGACCCGGCCGTCGCGCTGGCCCGCGCCCAGGAGGCGGCGGAGAAGCTGCGGTGA
- a CDS encoding serine/threonine protein kinase, which yields MSWLGPLLEGDPARVGDYEIVGRLGAGGMGVVYLAQDEAGQRVAVKLVHAEVAGDPEFRRRFRDEVARARQVPPFCTAEVLDADPDAARPYLVVEYVDGPTLDEEVRQRGPLNPSNLHGLAIGVATALTAIHGAGVIHRDLKPGNVLLAPGSPKVIDFGIAHALEAAQERLTRTGVYLGTVNYMAPERFAEEAGPVTPAADVFAWGCVVVFAGTGRAPFDGGTAIATMARIISQPPRLDGMAEGPLRRLAERALAADPASRPTARELLDQLLGDVPAGALDGRPDLRSASAEASITAPTPSNTDDTGTGTETEARAAFDAGAAGATPAPHRRTVAVLAATVAVLVLALLGGAGVVLQQRGRAGAQPAGSAPVAQPPIALPASPTAAAPSPAASPSPAPSSTPSPTLEATRSAEVTPTPKPAVAAGGLDGRPPVSAADATQSVYGPYLVHNLRTGRCVDLDGVAAGAPNQPVLQDVCRTTADNQEFSFVPRGADRSGHQLYWIRNTADGLCLDVDGVGTVPRATPVVERECYDQDNQDYRLDPKLTSDGRQYYWLVNTASGLCLDVFGKGDGDNGAHLTLVNCVSGDDHEWALVRRADW from the coding sequence GTGAGCTGGTTGGGGCCGCTGCTGGAGGGTGACCCGGCTCGCGTCGGCGACTACGAGATCGTCGGGCGGCTCGGGGCCGGCGGCATGGGCGTGGTCTACCTGGCCCAGGACGAGGCCGGGCAGCGGGTCGCGGTGAAGCTGGTGCACGCGGAGGTGGCCGGCGACCCGGAGTTCCGACGCCGGTTCCGCGACGAGGTGGCCCGGGCCCGGCAGGTGCCGCCGTTCTGCACCGCCGAGGTTCTCGACGCCGACCCGGACGCGGCCCGCCCGTACCTGGTCGTCGAGTACGTCGACGGGCCGACGCTGGACGAGGAGGTGCGGCAGCGCGGACCGCTGAACCCGTCGAACCTGCACGGGCTGGCGATCGGCGTGGCGACCGCGCTGACCGCGATCCACGGCGCCGGCGTGATCCACCGGGACCTGAAGCCGGGCAACGTGCTGCTCGCGCCCGGCAGCCCCAAGGTGATCGACTTCGGTATCGCGCACGCGCTGGAGGCGGCCCAGGAGCGGCTCACCCGGACCGGCGTGTACCTGGGCACCGTGAACTACATGGCACCGGAACGCTTCGCGGAGGAGGCCGGCCCGGTCACGCCCGCCGCGGACGTGTTCGCCTGGGGGTGCGTCGTCGTGTTCGCCGGGACCGGCCGGGCGCCGTTCGACGGCGGCACGGCGATCGCCACCATGGCCCGGATCATCAGCCAGCCGCCGCGCCTGGACGGGATGGCGGAGGGACCGCTGCGCCGGCTCGCCGAACGCGCGCTCGCCGCGGACCCGGCGAGCCGCCCGACCGCGCGGGAACTGCTCGACCAGCTGCTGGGCGACGTCCCCGCGGGCGCGCTGGACGGCCGGCCGGACCTGCGGTCCGCCTCGGCGGAGGCGTCGATCACGGCACCCACCCCGAGCAACACCGACGACACCGGGACCGGGACGGAGACCGAGGCCCGGGCCGCGTTCGACGCCGGGGCGGCCGGCGCCACGCCGGCACCGCACCGGCGTACCGTCGCGGTGCTGGCCGCGACCGTCGCCGTTCTGGTCCTGGCCCTCCTCGGCGGCGCGGGCGTCGTCCTCCAGCAGCGCGGCCGCGCCGGCGCGCAGCCGGCCGGTTCCGCCCCCGTGGCGCAGCCGCCGATCGCGCTCCCGGCGTCGCCCACCGCCGCCGCCCCCAGCCCGGCCGCGTCCCCGTCGCCCGCGCCGTCGTCCACCCCGTCACCGACGCTCGAGGCCACCCGTTCCGCCGAGGTCACGCCGACGCCGAAGCCCGCGGTGGCCGCCGGGGGCCTCGACGGCCGGCCCCCGGTCAGCGCCGCGGACGCCACCCAGTCCGTGTACGGCCCGTACCTCGTCCACAACCTGCGGACCGGTCGGTGCGTGGACCTGGACGGCGTCGCCGCCGGCGCACCGAACCAGCCGGTTCTGCAGGACGTCTGCCGGACGACCGCGGACAACCAGGAGTTCTCGTTCGTGCCTCGGGGCGCCGACCGGTCCGGACACCAGCTCTACTGGATCCGCAACACCGCCGACGGGCTCTGCCTGGACGTCGACGGCGTCGGCACGGTCCCACGTGCCACGCCGGTCGTCGAACGCGAGTGCTACGACCAGGACAACCAGGACTACCGGCTGGATCCGAAGCTCACCTCCGACGGCCGTCAGTACTACTGGCTCGTCAACACCGCCTCCGGCCTGTGCCTCGACGTCTTCGGCAAGGGCGACGGCGACAACGGCGCACACCTCACGCTGGTCAACTGCGTGTCCGGCGACGACCACGAATGGGCGCTGGTCCGCCGCGCCGACTGGTGA
- a CDS encoding MFS transporter, with the protein MPVVALFAAVLLLGVADSMINSYIVLFGADEAGLTPIRIGVWSSVFAIAGMTISWWLGRRFDRRPARRYAVVVILLGAAGYLVLPRVTSFPVLLLMAATVLGAMGAAFPQLFTLARAVLGEGAAGQRSAPLLRTAWSLAWAGGPLLGALVLSRGGYDALMQMAAAVFVLCALVVLTVPRPGPVTTVHPAPGGTPVLLTASVTLFFTAMFAGSLALPLFVTRALDQGPAAVGVLYSVCAAVEVVATLGLAAVPERVSQRTLILGGFGSFVCYFAVTVVSTGMPMLVAGQVLRGVGIAVVGAAGIRYFQDLLAPATGRATTLFSNATTAGLLVSGVLAGVAVDRFGYRTTLLLCGVTAALGAVAFALGTPAAERLRRPVVHSGRSSDG; encoded by the coding sequence ATGCCCGTCGTCGCACTGTTCGCCGCCGTCCTGCTGCTCGGCGTCGCGGACTCAATGATCAACTCCTATATCGTGCTGTTCGGTGCGGACGAGGCCGGCCTGACCCCGATCCGGATCGGCGTGTGGTCGTCCGTGTTCGCGATCGCCGGGATGACGATCAGCTGGTGGCTCGGCCGGCGATTCGACCGGCGGCCCGCCCGCCGGTACGCGGTCGTGGTGATCCTGCTCGGCGCCGCCGGATATCTGGTGCTGCCGCGGGTGACCAGCTTCCCGGTGCTGCTGCTGATGGCGGCGACCGTGCTCGGCGCGATGGGCGCGGCGTTCCCGCAGCTGTTCACGCTGGCCCGGGCCGTGCTCGGCGAGGGCGCCGCCGGGCAGCGCTCCGCGCCGCTGCTGCGCACGGCCTGGTCGCTGGCCTGGGCCGGTGGGCCGCTGCTCGGCGCGCTCGTGCTGTCGCGTGGTGGCTACGACGCGCTGATGCAGATGGCCGCCGCGGTGTTCGTGCTGTGCGCGCTGGTCGTGCTCACCGTGCCCCGGCCCGGTCCGGTCACGACCGTGCACCCGGCGCCGGGCGGCACGCCGGTCCTGCTCACCGCGTCCGTCACGCTGTTCTTCACGGCCATGTTCGCCGGCAGCCTGGCGCTGCCGCTGTTCGTCACGCGCGCGCTGGACCAGGGGCCGGCCGCGGTCGGCGTGCTCTACAGCGTCTGCGCCGCGGTCGAGGTGGTCGCCACGCTCGGCCTCGCCGCCGTCCCCGAGCGGGTCAGTCAGCGGACGCTGATCCTCGGCGGCTTCGGCTCGTTCGTCTGCTACTTCGCCGTCACGGTGGTGTCCACCGGCATGCCGATGCTGGTGGCCGGGCAGGTCCTGCGCGGTGTCGGGATCGCCGTCGTCGGCGCGGCCGGCATCCGCTACTTCCAGGACCTCCTGGCGCCGGCGACCGGCCGGGCCACCACGCTGTTCTCCAACGCCACCACGGCCGGCCTGCTGGTCTCCGGCGTGCTGGCCGGCGTCGCGGTCGACCGGTTCGGATATCGCACCACGCTGTTGCTCTGCGGCGTGACGGCGGCACTGGGCGCGGTCGCGTTCGCGCTCGGCACCCCGGCGGCGGAACGGCTCCGGCGACCGGTCGTGCACAGTGGACGCTCCTCCGACGGGTGA